Proteins from one Kazachstania africana CBS 2517 chromosome 1, complete genome genomic window:
- the KAFR0A04280 gene encoding uncharacterized protein (similar to Saccharomyces cerevisiae YOR289W; ancestral locus Anc_8.751) — MDASQQLESSPYAFYAFYTLYRHFHPARPPISLRRIQSTLYPDFKLKRSEVSLFITWQKKSKHQNEYVLRGCIGTFAKLPVSLAIERYSIIAAMEDSRFSPISQKETKSLNCCCNMLANFEAIYDQDDKGDIMNWELGKHGIELKFWNGKKTKILSATFLPDVMTEQGWDKEDTFLNLIEKAGSWSNAVDILANYEEYFIRVIRYEGIKSAINYDEFEEKVELLQT; from the coding sequence ATGGATGCTTCTCAACAGTTAGAAAGCTCGCCATATGCATTCTATGCATTTTATACTCTGTATAGACATTTTCATCCAGCTCGACCACCAATTTCTCTCAGACGCATTCAGTCCACACTGTATCctgatttcaaattgaaaaggtCTGAAGTTTCATTGTTTATAACATGGCAAAAGAAGTCGAAACATCAAAATGAATATGTTTTAAGAGGTTGTATTGGAACCTTTGCTAAGTTGCCGGTTTCGCTGGCCATTGAAAGATACTCCATCATTGCAGCAATGGAAGACAGTAGATTTTCCCCGATCTCCCAAAAGGAAActaaatcattaaattgCTGCTGTAATATGCTTGCCAATTTTGAGGCAATATATGATCAGGATGACAAGGGTGATATCATGAATTGGGAATTAGGAAAGCATGGTATTGAACTGAAATTCTGGAATGGAAAGaagacaaaaattttaagtGCAACATTTTTGCCTGATGTAATGACTGAGCAAGGATGGGATAAAGAAGATACGTTCCTCAACTTAATTGAGAAAGCTGGCTCTTGGTCAAATGCTGTGGATATTCTTGCCAATTATGAAGAGTATTTTATTAGGGTAATTAGATATGAAGGTATTAAAAGTGCTATAAAttatgatgaatttgaagaaaaggtgGAACTTTTGCAAACTTGA
- the KAFR0A04290 gene encoding uncharacterized protein gives MSSSKYRKCIIFIVTCAIILCSVTLYNNIVQRCQALSVNISKSRIIWFPGTKKSEHVKINLAFFKLDLGLLSHNFLGLPEKKILGKFPAPFPGIGVVKNAEAGTITNTILAVARNYINSYHIELLLFLLCSAIFVSIFQSSWSVQYGLNISKKSLSSHNSNTETSEYGRVSIEHQNICYTRSNTEKGREEKDVKPFKMHFDVEAQQNADVFPKKEMLLVKTTHFNNPPYNFEKAIEGESGTLEKGFDRHNYSFPCIKITKKMDYSDSNREAKVPMRRYNVQRLSRSQTQGKEIAMPLNTTSSGEYGKKVLYKKNFFPVILIDPNVKLNQQSSNQGQPPPVLKSV, from the coding sequence ATGTCTTCTAGCAAGTATAGGAAatgcattatttttattgtaaCATGTGCTATAATTCTGTGTTCCGTAACTCTTTACAATAATATCGTGCAGAGATGTCAAGCTCTTAGTGTTAATATATCGAAGTCAAGAATCATCTGGTTTCCAGGGACAAAGAAGAGTGAACATGTGAAAATAAACCTAGCCTTCTTTAAATTGGACTTAGGGTTATTGTCCCACAATTTTTTGGGGTTGccagaaaagaaaatactaGGAAAATTTCCAGCTCCTTTCCCTGGGATTGGCGTAGTAAAGAATGCGGAAGCTGGTACTATCACGAACACAATCTTGGCTGTTGCAAGAAATTATATCAACAGCTACCATATAGAACTACTCCTCTTTTTATTGTGTTCCGCAATTTTTGTTAGCATCTTTCAAAGTTCGTGGTCTGTCCAATACGGATTAAACATTAGTAAGAAAAGTCTTTCAAGTCACAATAGTAATACAGAAACTTCAGAATATGGCAGAGTTTCCATTGAGCACCAGAACATATGCTATACGAGGTCTAATACAGAAAAAGGAAgggaagaaaaagatgtgAAACCTTTCAAAATGCATTTTGATGTAGAAGCACAACAAAATGCTGACGTTTTTCCCAAAAAGGAAATGCTCCTAGTAAAGACTACACATTTCAATAACCCACCCTACAACTTCGAGAAAGCAATTGAGGGTGAGTCAGGAACCCTTGAGAAAGGTTTTGACCGTCATAACTACTCTTTTCCTTGTataaaaattacaaaaaaaatggattatTCTGACTCAAATCGGGAAGCCAAAGTTCCAATGAGAAGATATAACGTCCAGCGGCTCTCAAGATCACAAACGCAAGGTAAAGAGATTGCTATGCCATTAAACACTACATCATCTGGCGAATATGGAAAAAAAGTCCTATataagaagaattttttccCGGTGATATTAATTGATCCCAATGTAAAACTCAATCAACAATCTTCAAATCAGGGCCAGCCACCACCAGTTCTCAAAAGTGTATAG
- the YPK9 gene encoding putative acid anhydride hydrolase (similar to Saccharomyces cerevisiae YOR291W; ancestral locus Anc_8.758), translated as MVFEENDLYNNNNDGRYRRNPRPSFSSTRTTSTSTTLASTLVDQNTTESYAGAPVEAVPSSIVSFHHPHSLQSNNNFIPDNELQYGTSSARRSRKNSVINDMSPLLPEQYPGNNNGIRLSSSHFRFFSPEEINNAEGSATLENTDFNITWDPTPAYEQQRIYGSEVPSRRSSISFAHELSRTRSYGSQTSSARQNIQQQPSRPPSSTSSSSLSRYSIVERIPDEQIDELNDSIMSTSSRDSTSHDSQTSNSNSDDNNSNDEGYYKKSSYQMEFLKPRYHDKFYSDFTSTQTFQRFYITEEDLVIGIAGYRYSKTRLFVYNFLCVITLGLMYLLLRWMPSKRVKLIGVKCPLAKSEWVVIENAFGEFSIEPVKRQWYNRPLSTVLHLGADYNISDSNNNNHHTSEKNPNIPILISFQYRYVTFIYSPLDDLFKTNNNWIDPDWLDLSAVYRGLPSAIQEDRILAFDKNQINLKVKSTSQILFDEILHPFYIFQIFSIILWSLDEYYYYAACIFVISMLSILQSLFETKKASKNLSEISHFNCDVRVFREEFWTNVTSSDLVPGDVYEISDPSLTTFPCDSILLTGDCIVNESMLTGESVPVSKFPATEDTMFQLIDDFQNTQISSYLAKSFLFNGTKIIRTRIPQGQSACLAMVTRTGFSTTKGSLVRSMAFPKPIGFKFYRDSFKYIGVMAIIAMLGFSISCIQFIKIGLAHKTMILRALDIITIVVPPALPATLTIGTSFALNRLKKKGIFCISPTRVNVGGKIDVMCFDKTGTLTEDGLDVLGVHVCEPNNFNSYRLSALKESSNDIFTKFSLHDCNSPLDYRNKNFLMSLLTCHSLRLVDGELIGDPLDFKMFTFTGWSYDEDFQKQKFHSMYEERHQGSTFPENSDIVPTVVHPNGSDPNNKFIDNDPHNFLGVIRSFEFLSELRRMSVIVKPSGDEVYWAFTKGAPEVIMSLCNKSTLPNDYEEILHKYTHAGHRVIACSGKMLPKHSWLYSQKVTRGEIECNMEFLGFIIFENKLKKASKGTIDALQNANIRTIMCTGDNVLTAISVGKESGLIQQPRIYIPVLNDSEDEFLVWRDVNDPDSRLDSVTLQPTGIDNVNDYTLAVTGEVFRILFANETEYQTPYIYEILLKASIYARMSPDEKHELMEQLQKIGYTVGFCGDGANDCGALKAADVGISLSEAEASVAAPFTSQIFDISCVIDVIKEGRASLVTSFACFQYMSLYSAIQFISVSFLYSRGSNLGDFQFLYIDLFLIVPIAIFMSWSKPYNKLDKKRPSANLVSLKILLPLFISFLLTLLFQGIPWIIVQQQSWYIKPIVGGDDAVQSSDNTVLFFISNFQYILTAVVLSVGPPYREPMSENTGFIVDTLLSIIASLLLMFINSGSFLGKLFQLTPISKGFKLYIICWAVLNYYSQLHLPILIKPYLRKRESSKFYKRLLNQKKHVHSV; from the coding sequence ATGGTATTTGAGGAGAATGACCTctataacaataataatgacgGCCGTTATAGACGAAATCCAAGGCCgtccttttcttcaacaagGACAACTTCAACATCAACTACTTTAGCTTCTACGCTGGTTGATCAAAATACCACAGAATCATATGCGGGCGCTCCCGTAGAGGCTGTTCCAAGCTCAATCGtttcatttcatcatcCACACTCTCTACAGTCAAATAACAATTTTATACCAGATAATGAGCTACAATATGGTACCAGCAGCGCAAGAAGAAGTAGGAAAAACAGCGTTATAAATGACATGTCCCCTCTTTTGCCAGAACAGTATCCTGGCAACAATAATGGTATTCGATTATCTTCTTCGCATTTCAGGTTCTTCTCTCCTGAAGAAATCAACAACGCTGAAGGTTCTGCAACATTAGAAAACACTGACTTTAATATTACATGGGACCCAACGCCAGCTTACGAACAACAACGAATATACGGCTCAGAGGTACCATCTCGTAGATCTTCAATAAGTTTTGCACATGAATTATCTCGTACAAGGTCATATGGTTCGCAAACTTCTTCTGCAAGACAGAATATCCAACAACAGCCATCACGGCCCCCTTCGTCTACCTCTTCTTCAAGTCTATCAAGGTATAGCATAGTAGAAAGAATTCCTGACGAGCAAATTGACGAGCTTAACGATTCCATTATGTCAACATCCTCCCGTGATTCGACATCACATGATTCTCAAACGTCAAACTCAAATTCTGATGACAATAACTCAAATGACGAAGGTTATTATAAAAAGAGCTCTTATCAGATGGAGTTTTTGAAACCAAGGTACCATGATAAATTCTATTCAGATTTTACAAGCACACAGACTTTTCAAAGGTTTTATATTACGGAAGAGGACTTGGTTATCGGTATTGCTGGTTACCGTTACTCCAAAACAAGATTGTTTGTATACAATTTTCTATGTGTCATAACTCTGGGGCTTATGTACCTTTTACTAAGGTGGATGCCCTCTAAAAGGGTCAAACTTATTGGTGTCAAATGTCCTCTTGCCAAATCAGAATGGGTCGTCATTGAGAACGCATTCGGCGAATTTTCTATTGAGCCTGTTAAAAGACAATGGTATAATAGGCCTTTGAGCACGGTTCTCCATTTGGGTGCCGATTACAACATATCAGATTCAAACAATAATAACCATCATACTAGTGAGAAAAACCCGAATATTCCAATCTTAATTTCATTCCAATACAGATACGTTACTTTCATTTACTCTCCACTGGATGATTTATTCAAGACCAATAATAATTGGATAGATCCCGACTGGCTTGACTTATCAGCTGTCTACCGTGGTCTACCATCTGCCATTCAGGAAGACAGAATTCTAGCATTCGATAAAAACCAGATCAATTTAAAAGTAAAAAGTACCTCACAAATATTATTCGATGAAATTCTGCACCCATTTTacattttccaaatattttctataataTTGTGGAGTCTTGAcgaatattattattacgCTGCATGTATTTTCGTGATATCCATGCTATCCATCCTTCAAAGTCTATTTGAAACTAAAAAAGCATCAAAAAATCTATCTGAAATATCTCATTTCAATTGTGATGTCCGTGTTTTCAGGGAAGAATTCTGGACAAACGTAACTTCCAGTGATTTAGTACCAGGTGACGTGTACGAAATCTCAGATCCTTCGCTGACAACTTTTCCATGTGATTCCATTCTATTAACTGGTGATTGTATTGTAAATGAGTCAATGCTTACAGGTGAATCTGTCccagtttcaaaatttcctgCAACAGAAGATACGATGTTCCAGttaattgatgattttcaaaataccCAAATTTCAAGCTATCTAGCCAAGTCGTTCCTATTTAATGGTACAAAAATAATACGGACAAGAATTCCTCAAGGCCAATCAGCATGTCTAGCAATGGTGACACGTACTGGATTTTCCACGACTAAGGGCTCTTTAGTGCGTTCCATGGCGTTCCCAAAACCAATTGGATTCAAATTCTACAGagattctttcaaatatatagGTGTAATGGCTATTATTGCGATGCTAGGTTTTTCAATCAGTTGCATCCAGTTTATCAAAATCGGCTTAGCCCACAAAACAATGATTTTAAGAGCCCTAGATATCATTACAATCGTCGTACCACCTGCCTTGCCCGCTACTTTGACAATAGGTACTAGTTTTGCACTAAAtagattgaaaaagaagggGATTTTTTGCATATCCCCTACCAGAGTCAACGTTGGCGGTAAAATAGACGTTATGTGCTTTGATAAAACGGGTACATTAACTGAAGATGGGTTGGATGTCTTAGGAGTACACGTATGTGAaccaaataattttaattcatACAGACTCAGTGCATTAAAAGAAAGTAGTAATGATATATTCACGAAATTTTCATTGCATGATTGTAACTCGCCTTTAGATTACAGGAATAAAAACTTTCTGATGTCGTTATTGACCTGCCATTCCCTAAGACTCGTAGACGGAGAGTTAATTGGTGATCCCCTTGACTTTAAAATGTTCACATTCACTGGCTGGTCATATGATGAGGactttcaaaaacaaaaattccACTCCATGTACGAGGAAAGACACCAGGGATCAACTTTTCCTGAAAATTCAGATATCGTTCCTACGGTTGTACATCCAAATGGAAGTGATCCTAACAACAAATTCATCGATAACGATCCCCATAACTTTTTGGGCGTTATCAGaagttttgaatttttgtcaGAGTTGAGAAGGATGAGTGTAATTGTTAAACCAAGTGGCGACGAGGTATATTGGGCCTTTACCAAAGGTGCTCCCGAAGTTATAATGTCGTTATGTAATAAGTCAACTTTACCGAATGATTACGAAGAAATTCTACACAAATATACTCACGCAGGCCATAGAGTTATAGCTTGTTCGGGGAAAATGCTTCCTAAACACTCCTGGTTATATTCGCAGAAGGTTACAAGAGGAGAAATTGAATGTAATATGGAATTTTTAggatttattattttcgaaAACAAGCTCAAAAAGGCAAGCAAAGGAACAATAGACGCGCTGCAGAATGCTAATATTCGTACCATTATGTGTACTGGTGATAATGTATTAACTGCAATTTCTGTTGGTAAGGAATCTGGCCTGATTCAACAGCCACGAATTTATATTCCAGTTCTCAACGACTCTGAAGACGAGTTTCTGGTGTGGAGGGATGTCAACGATCCTGATTCCAGGTTGGATTCCGTCACGTTACAGCCAACGGGCATTGATAATGTTAATGACTATACTCTAGCAGTGACAGGAGAAGTATTTAGAATTCTCTTCGCCAATGAAACAGAGTATCAAACTCCCTACATTTATGAGATACTGTTAAAAGCATCGATATACGCTAGGATGTCTCCTGATGAGAAACATGAACTTATGGAACAACTACAAAAGATTGGCTATACTGTAGGTTTTTGTGGTGATGGTGCAAATGATTGTGGTGCATTAAAAGCTGCTGATGTAGGAATTTCCCTCTCTGAGGCCGAAGCATCCGTTGCAGCTCCTTTTACCTcacaaatttttgatatcagTTGTGTCATAGATGTGATCAAAGAGGGTCGTGCGTCATTGGTAACTTCATTCGCTTGTTTCCAATACATGAGTCTTTATTCCGCAATCCAATTTATCTCGGTCTCGTTTTTGTACAGCCGTGGATCTAATTTGGGTGACttccaatttctttatattgacttatttttgattgttCCAATTGCCATTTTCATGTCATGGTCCAAACCTTACAACAAATTAGATAAAAAGAGGCCCTCAGCTAATCttgtttctttgaaaattctacTCCCTTTATTTATTAGCTTCCTATTAACTTTACTCTTCCAAGGAATACCATGGATAATAGTACAGCAACAGAGTTGGTACATTAAACCAATTGTAGGAGGCGATGATGCTGTTCAATCCTCTGACAATACGGTGCtgtttttcatttcaaatttccagTACATTCTTACAGCTGTAGTTCTTTCTGTGGGGCCTCCATATAGAGAACCGATGTCTGAAAATACTGGATTTATAGTTGATACCTTGTTGTCAATAATTGCGAGCTTACTTTTGATGTTTATAAATAGTGGCTCCTTCCTGGGGAAACTATTTCAATTGActccaatttcaaaaggTTTCAAACTTTATATTATCTGTTGGGCAGTTTTGAACTATTATTCTCAATTACACCTTCCTATACTAATTAAACCATACTTGAGGAAAAGGGAAAGTAGCAAATTTTACAAGAGATTATTAAATCAGAAAAAGCATGTCCATTCAGTTTAA
- the KAFR0A04310 gene encoding uncharacterized protein (similar to Saccharomyces cerevisiae YOR292C; ancestral locus Anc_8.759), which yields MPLQLFGRDQIVVHYDSSNEDIESHDDSSPSLSRTVVLQYKLLHFAEDITQFKLYNVTIVHWTLFLLWLWLLWSLTNVYNDLYQRSAHFASMCTNVILFGLSDIIAQSITCYFSSSIDPIPQIIDSTANEFMHQWRHNASPSQNNEDTGYESDNYSVFNDYGLSAISSNVSDFEFNTEYSKLRDTSIFNFWRWVCFMFWGLFISNFQVPWYKILNYFYTEDPTVIQVLERVLSDQLLYSPLFLYFFFTYSNFIMERGDSETYRIKIERLYISTLGCNLLVWPLAQFINFLIIPKHFQVPFSSSVGVLWNCFLSMRNASNSI from the coding sequence ATGCCCCTTCAACTATTTGGTAGAGATCAAATAGTAGTGCATTATGATAGCAGCAATGAGGATATAGAATCACACGATGATTCCTCCCCTAGTTTATCGAGAACTGTTGTGCTCCAATATAAATTACTACATTTTGCCGAGGATATCACCCAGTTTAAGTTATATAATGTCACTATCGTTCATTGGACTTTATTTCTACTGTGGTTGTGGCTTCTCTGGTCATTAACAAATGTCTATAATGACTTGTATCAGAGATCTGCACATTTTGCTAGTATGTGCACGAATGTTATTCTGTTTGGACTATCTGATATAATTGCTCAATCCATAACGtgttatttttcatcttctatTGATCCTATACCACAAATAATAGATTCCACAGCAAACGAATTCATGCATCAATGGCGGCATAACGCCTCTCCATCTCAGAATAACGAAGACACAGGCTATGAAAGTGATAACTATTCCGTCTTCAATGACTATGGGCTTTCTgccatttcttcaaatgttAGCGATTTCGAATTTAACACAGAGTACTCGAAATTACGTGACACATCCATATTCAATTTCTGGAGATGGGTTTGTTTTATGTTCTGGGGACTATTTATTAGTAATTTTCAAGTGCCATggtacaaaattttgaattactTTTATACGGAAGATCCAACCGTTATACAGGTTCTTGAACGCGTATTATCAGATCAACTGTTGTATTCACCACTTTTCCTCTACTTTTTCTTCACTTACTCTAACTTTATTATGGAAAGAGGCGATTCTGAGACTTACAGGATAAAAATAGAGAGATTATACATTTCAACTCTAGGATGTAATCTACTAGTGTGGCCACTAGCccaatttatcaattttctcATCATTCCTAAGCATTTTCAGGTCCCCTTTAGTTCTTCTGTTGGTGTTCTTTGGAATTGTTTCTTATCAATGAGAAACGCATCAAATTCTATATAA